A single window of Periplaneta americana isolate PAMFEO1 chromosome 14, P.americana_PAMFEO1_priV1, whole genome shotgun sequence DNA harbors:
- the LOC138713225 gene encoding interaptin-like isoform X3: protein MREEAYLKEINELEGNKKAENSCETNDTSAGHVQDKVCFEFADVSKVKQEIDKDDDYVKNTIINDYDDYMEDSDITESKESNINSIKKEGTTDLRKSKQYNTFFKKSVLRNGRNGSNNRFNNGRHTNNVRGKNSDDNDTIDEENYYAVRPEIGVECQLQNVQMQKEMYLQTLQRRREYYKNQTDQKRQQILQKRRENYRQNKTKQTEEERQQILQKRRENYRKQTEEQRQRILQKRRENYRKQTEECRHQTLLKRRANYLKQVDRQRQQISSGRRERYCRNKRDQLYSGRYYAGITSQPHTLMGMAGEAISVQPTILHELYGYGTIAESVLWLKANSINEESNSDGEIDPLSLPNGDRIPVMEEVTSALCTSVPKGNTASSDAREDTFSTRIKNWEDSKKAESIYEINDTESSTGDIQGNTRFELAGISKVKQKPVKEDDEKDIAIENEFTDHKGSDSNSIGKEDTFDFGEMNQYNTHFMSDLRMIDSYIRPSYEDNICSMCNKIFDDIFSLAVHYQIHVEEGKGQNTQEAGETAKSLSTLCSNTFANGHYDSLLLTTNAIRPFQNAENIVQIYKEMDSETLQRRKEYYEKLMEERRQQVLKRRRENYKKNKKRQTEEERKMFLQKRREDYNRQTEEQRQRMLQKRRENYRKNKRKKLQGVKHDTDLSM, encoded by the exons ATGAGAGAAGAAGCTTATCtgaaagaaataaacgaattggaAGGCAACAAGAAAGCGGAAAATAGTTGTGAAACAAATGATACTAGTGCTGGACATGTTCAAGATAAAGTTTGTTTTGAGTTTGCAGATGTCAGTAAAGTAAAACAAGAAATAGACAAAGATGACGATTATGTAAAGAATACTATTATCAATGACTATGATGATTATATGGAAGACAGTGACATTACGGAAAGTAAAGAAAGTAATATCAACAGCATTAAAAAGGAGGGCACTACCGATTTAAG aaaatcaaaacaatacaatacattttttaaaaagtctgttttgagaAATGGCCGAAATGGTTCCAACAACAGGTTCAATAATGGACGGCATACCAACAATGTAAGGGGCAAGAATTCTGATGACAATGACACAATTGATGAGGAGAATTATTATGCAGTACGTCCTGAGATAGGTGTGGAATGCCAGTTGCAAAATGTTCAAATGCAGAAGGAAATGTACTTGCAGACATTACAGAGACGGAGGGAATATTACAAGAATCAAACAGATCAGAAAAGACAACAGATACTACAAAAACGAAGAGAAAATTATAGGCAGAACAAAACTAAacaaacagaagaagaaagacaACAGATACTACAAAAGCGGAGAGAAAACTATAGGAAGCAGACAGAAGAACAAAGACAGCGAATATTACAGAAGCGAAGAGAAAATTATAGGAAGCAGACAGAGGAGTGTAGACACCAAACATTACTAAAGCGAAGAGCAAATTATTTGAAGCAAGTGGATAGACAAAGGCAACAAATATCTTCGGGACGAAGAGAGAGGTATTGCAGAAATAAGAGGGATCAACTATACAGTGGAAGATATTATGCAGGTATAACATCGCAGCCCCACACATTAATGGGAATGGCTGGAGAAGCAATTTCTGTACAACCCACTATACTTCACGAACTG TATGGTTATGGAACAATAGCAGAATCGGTTTTGTGGCTGAAGGCGAATTCAATAAATGAAGAATCTAATTCAGATGGCGAAATAGATCCATTGTCACTGCCAAATGGAGACAGAATTCCTGTGATGGAAGAAGTGACTTCAGCGCTATGTACGTCTGTTCCAAAG GGAAATACTGCAAGCTCAGATGCAAGAGAAGATACTTTTTCGACAAGAATAAAAAACTGGGAAGATAGCAAGAAAGCAGAAAGTATTTATGAAATAAATGATACTGAAAGCAGTACTGGAGATATTCAAGGCAATACTCGTTTTGAATTAGCAGGTATTAGCAAAGTGAAACAAAAACCAGTAAAAGAAGATGATGAAAAGGACATAGCTATAGAGAATGAGTTTACAGACCATAAAGGAAGTGATAGCAACAGCATTGGAAAGGAGGACACCTTTGACTTCGG gGAAATGAACCAATATAATACACATTTTATGTCTGACTTGAGAATGATTGATTCCTATATTAGACCTAGTTATGAAGACAATATTTGCAGTATGTGCAACAAGATCTTTGATGATATCTTTTCTTTGGCAGTTCATTATCAAATACATGTAGAAGAGGGTAAGGGGCAAAATACACAGGAGGCAGGAGAAACTGCAAAATCTCTTTCTACTTTATGCAGCAACACATTTGCTAATGGACATTATGATAGTTTACTCCTTACCACAAATGCAATACGGCCTTTTCAAAATGCTGAAAATATAGtacaaatatacaaagaaatgGATTCTGAGACATTACAGAGACGAAAAGAATATTATGAGAAACTAATGGAGGAAAGAAGGCAGCAGGTACTGAAAAGACGAAgagaaaattataagaaaaacaaaaagagacaaacagaggaagaaaggaaaatgtttttacagaagagaagagaagattaTAATAGACAAACAGAGGAGCAGAGACAGCGGATGTTACAGAAACGAAGAGAAAATTatcgtaaaaataaaagaaaaaaattacagggcGTAAAACATGACACAGACTTATCAATGTAA
- the LOC138713225 gene encoding interaptin-like isoform X1 codes for MQEGDVASLYNYSRGSKVASIKIVISEETSVNPDMREEAYLKEINELEGNKKAENSCETNDTSAGHVQDKVCFEFADVSKVKQEIDKDDDYVKNTIINDYDDYMEDSDITESKESNINSIKKEGTTDLRKSKQYNTFFKKSVLRNGRNGSNNRFNNGRHTNNVRGKNSDDNDTIDEENYYAVRPEIGVECQLQNVQMQKEMYLQTLQRRREYYKNQTDQKRQQILQKRRENYRQNKTKQTEEERQQILQKRRENYRKQTEEQRQRILQKRRENYRKQTEECRHQTLLKRRANYLKQVDRQRQQISSGRRERYCRNKRDQLYSGRYYAGITSQPHTLMGMAGEAISVQPTILHELYGYGTIAESVLWLKANSINEESNSDGEIDPLSLPNGDRIPVMEEVTSALCTSVPKGNTASSDAREDTFSTRIKNWEDSKKAESIYEINDTESSTGDIQGNTRFELAGISKVKQKPVKEDDEKDIAIENEFTDHKGSDSNSIGKEDTFDFGEMNQYNTHFMSDLRMIDSYIRPSYEDNICSMCNKIFDDIFSLAVHYQIHVEEGKGQNTQEAGETAKSLSTLCSNTFANGHYDSLLLTTNAIRPFQNAENIVQIYKEMDSETLQRRKEYYEKLMEERRQQVLKRRRENYKKNKKRQTEEERKMFLQKRREDYNRQTEEQRQRMLQKRRENYRKNKRKKLQGVKHDTDLSM; via the exons ATGCAGGAAGGTGACGTCGCATCTTTGTATAACTATTCTAGAGGTTCAAAAGTGGCATCAATTAAGATTGTAATATCAGAA gAAACTAGTGTAAACCCAGATATGAGAGAAGAAGCTTATCtgaaagaaataaacgaattggaAGGCAACAAGAAAGCGGAAAATAGTTGTGAAACAAATGATACTAGTGCTGGACATGTTCAAGATAAAGTTTGTTTTGAGTTTGCAGATGTCAGTAAAGTAAAACAAGAAATAGACAAAGATGACGATTATGTAAAGAATACTATTATCAATGACTATGATGATTATATGGAAGACAGTGACATTACGGAAAGTAAAGAAAGTAATATCAACAGCATTAAAAAGGAGGGCACTACCGATTTAAG aaaatcaaaacaatacaatacattttttaaaaagtctgttttgagaAATGGCCGAAATGGTTCCAACAACAGGTTCAATAATGGACGGCATACCAACAATGTAAGGGGCAAGAATTCTGATGACAATGACACAATTGATGAGGAGAATTATTATGCAGTACGTCCTGAGATAGGTGTGGAATGCCAGTTGCAAAATGTTCAAATGCAGAAGGAAATGTACTTGCAGACATTACAGAGACGGAGGGAATATTACAAGAATCAAACAGATCAGAAAAGACAACAGATACTACAAAAACGAAGAGAAAATTATAGGCAGAACAAAACTAAacaaacagaagaagaaagacaACAGATACTACAAAAGCGGAGAGAAAACTATAGGAAGCAGACAGAAGAACAAAGACAGCGAATATTACAGAAGCGAAGAGAAAATTATAGGAAGCAGACAGAGGAGTGTAGACACCAAACATTACTAAAGCGAAGAGCAAATTATTTGAAGCAAGTGGATAGACAAAGGCAACAAATATCTTCGGGACGAAGAGAGAGGTATTGCAGAAATAAGAGGGATCAACTATACAGTGGAAGATATTATGCAGGTATAACATCGCAGCCCCACACATTAATGGGAATGGCTGGAGAAGCAATTTCTGTACAACCCACTATACTTCACGAACTG TATGGTTATGGAACAATAGCAGAATCGGTTTTGTGGCTGAAGGCGAATTCAATAAATGAAGAATCTAATTCAGATGGCGAAATAGATCCATTGTCACTGCCAAATGGAGACAGAATTCCTGTGATGGAAGAAGTGACTTCAGCGCTATGTACGTCTGTTCCAAAG GGAAATACTGCAAGCTCAGATGCAAGAGAAGATACTTTTTCGACAAGAATAAAAAACTGGGAAGATAGCAAGAAAGCAGAAAGTATTTATGAAATAAATGATACTGAAAGCAGTACTGGAGATATTCAAGGCAATACTCGTTTTGAATTAGCAGGTATTAGCAAAGTGAAACAAAAACCAGTAAAAGAAGATGATGAAAAGGACATAGCTATAGAGAATGAGTTTACAGACCATAAAGGAAGTGATAGCAACAGCATTGGAAAGGAGGACACCTTTGACTTCGG gGAAATGAACCAATATAATACACATTTTATGTCTGACTTGAGAATGATTGATTCCTATATTAGACCTAGTTATGAAGACAATATTTGCAGTATGTGCAACAAGATCTTTGATGATATCTTTTCTTTGGCAGTTCATTATCAAATACATGTAGAAGAGGGTAAGGGGCAAAATACACAGGAGGCAGGAGAAACTGCAAAATCTCTTTCTACTTTATGCAGCAACACATTTGCTAATGGACATTATGATAGTTTACTCCTTACCACAAATGCAATACGGCCTTTTCAAAATGCTGAAAATATAGtacaaatatacaaagaaatgGATTCTGAGACATTACAGAGACGAAAAGAATATTATGAGAAACTAATGGAGGAAAGAAGGCAGCAGGTACTGAAAAGACGAAgagaaaattataagaaaaacaaaaagagacaaacagaggaagaaaggaaaatgtttttacagaagagaagagaagattaTAATAGACAAACAGAGGAGCAGAGACAGCGGATGTTACAGAAACGAAGAGAAAATTatcgtaaaaataaaagaaaaaaattacagggcGTAAAACATGACACAGACTTATCAATGTAA
- the LOC138713225 gene encoding interaptin-like isoform X2 → MSFSSDSIQRETSVNPDMREEAYLKEINELEGNKKAENSCETNDTSAGHVQDKVCFEFADVSKVKQEIDKDDDYVKNTIINDYDDYMEDSDITESKESNINSIKKEGTTDLRKSKQYNTFFKKSVLRNGRNGSNNRFNNGRHTNNVRGKNSDDNDTIDEENYYAVRPEIGVECQLQNVQMQKEMYLQTLQRRREYYKNQTDQKRQQILQKRRENYRQNKTKQTEEERQQILQKRRENYRKQTEEQRQRILQKRRENYRKQTEECRHQTLLKRRANYLKQVDRQRQQISSGRRERYCRNKRDQLYSGRYYAGITSQPHTLMGMAGEAISVQPTILHELYGYGTIAESVLWLKANSINEESNSDGEIDPLSLPNGDRIPVMEEVTSALCTSVPKGNTASSDAREDTFSTRIKNWEDSKKAESIYEINDTESSTGDIQGNTRFELAGISKVKQKPVKEDDEKDIAIENEFTDHKGSDSNSIGKEDTFDFGEMNQYNTHFMSDLRMIDSYIRPSYEDNICSMCNKIFDDIFSLAVHYQIHVEEGKGQNTQEAGETAKSLSTLCSNTFANGHYDSLLLTTNAIRPFQNAENIVQIYKEMDSETLQRRKEYYEKLMEERRQQVLKRRRENYKKNKKRQTEEERKMFLQKRREDYNRQTEEQRQRMLQKRRENYRKNKRKKLQGVKHDTDLSM, encoded by the exons ATGTCATTTTCTTCAGACAGTATACAGAga gAAACTAGTGTAAACCCAGATATGAGAGAAGAAGCTTATCtgaaagaaataaacgaattggaAGGCAACAAGAAAGCGGAAAATAGTTGTGAAACAAATGATACTAGTGCTGGACATGTTCAAGATAAAGTTTGTTTTGAGTTTGCAGATGTCAGTAAAGTAAAACAAGAAATAGACAAAGATGACGATTATGTAAAGAATACTATTATCAATGACTATGATGATTATATGGAAGACAGTGACATTACGGAAAGTAAAGAAAGTAATATCAACAGCATTAAAAAGGAGGGCACTACCGATTTAAG aaaatcaaaacaatacaatacattttttaaaaagtctgttttgagaAATGGCCGAAATGGTTCCAACAACAGGTTCAATAATGGACGGCATACCAACAATGTAAGGGGCAAGAATTCTGATGACAATGACACAATTGATGAGGAGAATTATTATGCAGTACGTCCTGAGATAGGTGTGGAATGCCAGTTGCAAAATGTTCAAATGCAGAAGGAAATGTACTTGCAGACATTACAGAGACGGAGGGAATATTACAAGAATCAAACAGATCAGAAAAGACAACAGATACTACAAAAACGAAGAGAAAATTATAGGCAGAACAAAACTAAacaaacagaagaagaaagacaACAGATACTACAAAAGCGGAGAGAAAACTATAGGAAGCAGACAGAAGAACAAAGACAGCGAATATTACAGAAGCGAAGAGAAAATTATAGGAAGCAGACAGAGGAGTGTAGACACCAAACATTACTAAAGCGAAGAGCAAATTATTTGAAGCAAGTGGATAGACAAAGGCAACAAATATCTTCGGGACGAAGAGAGAGGTATTGCAGAAATAAGAGGGATCAACTATACAGTGGAAGATATTATGCAGGTATAACATCGCAGCCCCACACATTAATGGGAATGGCTGGAGAAGCAATTTCTGTACAACCCACTATACTTCACGAACTG TATGGTTATGGAACAATAGCAGAATCGGTTTTGTGGCTGAAGGCGAATTCAATAAATGAAGAATCTAATTCAGATGGCGAAATAGATCCATTGTCACTGCCAAATGGAGACAGAATTCCTGTGATGGAAGAAGTGACTTCAGCGCTATGTACGTCTGTTCCAAAG GGAAATACTGCAAGCTCAGATGCAAGAGAAGATACTTTTTCGACAAGAATAAAAAACTGGGAAGATAGCAAGAAAGCAGAAAGTATTTATGAAATAAATGATACTGAAAGCAGTACTGGAGATATTCAAGGCAATACTCGTTTTGAATTAGCAGGTATTAGCAAAGTGAAACAAAAACCAGTAAAAGAAGATGATGAAAAGGACATAGCTATAGAGAATGAGTTTACAGACCATAAAGGAAGTGATAGCAACAGCATTGGAAAGGAGGACACCTTTGACTTCGG gGAAATGAACCAATATAATACACATTTTATGTCTGACTTGAGAATGATTGATTCCTATATTAGACCTAGTTATGAAGACAATATTTGCAGTATGTGCAACAAGATCTTTGATGATATCTTTTCTTTGGCAGTTCATTATCAAATACATGTAGAAGAGGGTAAGGGGCAAAATACACAGGAGGCAGGAGAAACTGCAAAATCTCTTTCTACTTTATGCAGCAACACATTTGCTAATGGACATTATGATAGTTTACTCCTTACCACAAATGCAATACGGCCTTTTCAAAATGCTGAAAATATAGtacaaatatacaaagaaatgGATTCTGAGACATTACAGAGACGAAAAGAATATTATGAGAAACTAATGGAGGAAAGAAGGCAGCAGGTACTGAAAAGACGAAgagaaaattataagaaaaacaaaaagagacaaacagaggaagaaaggaaaatgtttttacagaagagaagagaagattaTAATAGACAAACAGAGGAGCAGAGACAGCGGATGTTACAGAAACGAAGAGAAAATTatcgtaaaaataaaagaaaaaaattacagggcGTAAAACATGACACAGACTTATCAATGTAA
- the LOC138713225 gene encoding mRNA export factor GLE1-like isoform X4, with amino-acid sequence MQEGDVASLYNYSRGSKVASIKIVISEETSVNPDMREEAYLKEINELEGNKKAENSCETNDTSAGHVQDKVCFEFADVSKVKQEIDKDDDYVKNTIINDYDDYMEDSDITESKESNINSIKKEGTTDLRKSKQYNTFFKKSVLRNGRNGSNNRFNNGRHTNNVRGKNSDDNDTIDEENYYAVRPEIGVECQLQNVQMQKEMYLQTLQRRREYYKNQTDQKRQQILQKRRENYRQNKTKQTEEERQQILQKRRENYRKQTEEQRQRILQKRRENYRKQTEECRHQTLLKRRANYLKQVDRQRQQISSGRRERYCRNKRDQLYSGRYYAGITSQPHTLMGMAGEAISVQPTILHELYGYGTIAESVLWLKANSINEESNSDGEIDPLSLPNGDRIPVMEEVTSALCTSVPKVETLLTELRKYCKLRCKRRYFFDKNKKLGR; translated from the exons ATGCAGGAAGGTGACGTCGCATCTTTGTATAACTATTCTAGAGGTTCAAAAGTGGCATCAATTAAGATTGTAATATCAGAA gAAACTAGTGTAAACCCAGATATGAGAGAAGAAGCTTATCtgaaagaaataaacgaattggaAGGCAACAAGAAAGCGGAAAATAGTTGTGAAACAAATGATACTAGTGCTGGACATGTTCAAGATAAAGTTTGTTTTGAGTTTGCAGATGTCAGTAAAGTAAAACAAGAAATAGACAAAGATGACGATTATGTAAAGAATACTATTATCAATGACTATGATGATTATATGGAAGACAGTGACATTACGGAAAGTAAAGAAAGTAATATCAACAGCATTAAAAAGGAGGGCACTACCGATTTAAG aaaatcaaaacaatacaatacattttttaaaaagtctgttttgagaAATGGCCGAAATGGTTCCAACAACAGGTTCAATAATGGACGGCATACCAACAATGTAAGGGGCAAGAATTCTGATGACAATGACACAATTGATGAGGAGAATTATTATGCAGTACGTCCTGAGATAGGTGTGGAATGCCAGTTGCAAAATGTTCAAATGCAGAAGGAAATGTACTTGCAGACATTACAGAGACGGAGGGAATATTACAAGAATCAAACAGATCAGAAAAGACAACAGATACTACAAAAACGAAGAGAAAATTATAGGCAGAACAAAACTAAacaaacagaagaagaaagacaACAGATACTACAAAAGCGGAGAGAAAACTATAGGAAGCAGACAGAAGAACAAAGACAGCGAATATTACAGAAGCGAAGAGAAAATTATAGGAAGCAGACAGAGGAGTGTAGACACCAAACATTACTAAAGCGAAGAGCAAATTATTTGAAGCAAGTGGATAGACAAAGGCAACAAATATCTTCGGGACGAAGAGAGAGGTATTGCAGAAATAAGAGGGATCAACTATACAGTGGAAGATATTATGCAGGTATAACATCGCAGCCCCACACATTAATGGGAATGGCTGGAGAAGCAATTTCTGTACAACCCACTATACTTCACGAACTG TATGGTTATGGAACAATAGCAGAATCGGTTTTGTGGCTGAAGGCGAATTCAATAAATGAAGAATCTAATTCAGATGGCGAAATAGATCCATTGTCACTGCCAAATGGAGACAGAATTCCTGTGATGGAAGAAGTGACTTCAGCGCTATGTACGTCTGTTCCAAAGGTTGAAACATTATTAACCGAATTGA GGAAATACTGCAAGCTCAGATGCAAGAGAAGATACTTTTTCGACAAGAATAAAAAACTGGGAAGATAG
- the LOC138713225 gene encoding mRNA export factor GLE1-like isoform X5: protein MQEGDVASLYNYSRGSKVASIKIVISEETSVNPDMREEAYLKEINELEGNKKAENSCETNDTSAGHVQDKVCFEFADVSKVKQEIDKDDDYVKNTIINDYDDYMEDSDITESKESNINSIKKEGTTDLRKSKQYNTFFKKSVLRNGRNGSNNRFNNGRHTNNVRGKNSDDNDTIDEENYYAVRPEIGVECQLQNVQMQKEMYLQTLQRRREYYKNQTDQKRQQILQKRRENYRQNKTKQTEEERQQILQKRRENYRKQTEEQRQRILQKRRENYRKQTEECRHQTLLKRRANYLKQVDRQRQQISSGRRERYCRNKRDQLYSGRYYAGITSQPHTLMGMAGEAISVQPTILHELYGYGTIAESVLWLKANSINEESNSDGEIDPLSLPNGDRIPVMEEVTSALWKYCKLRCKRRYFFDKNKKLGR from the exons ATGCAGGAAGGTGACGTCGCATCTTTGTATAACTATTCTAGAGGTTCAAAAGTGGCATCAATTAAGATTGTAATATCAGAA gAAACTAGTGTAAACCCAGATATGAGAGAAGAAGCTTATCtgaaagaaataaacgaattggaAGGCAACAAGAAAGCGGAAAATAGTTGTGAAACAAATGATACTAGTGCTGGACATGTTCAAGATAAAGTTTGTTTTGAGTTTGCAGATGTCAGTAAAGTAAAACAAGAAATAGACAAAGATGACGATTATGTAAAGAATACTATTATCAATGACTATGATGATTATATGGAAGACAGTGACATTACGGAAAGTAAAGAAAGTAATATCAACAGCATTAAAAAGGAGGGCACTACCGATTTAAG aaaatcaaaacaatacaatacattttttaaaaagtctgttttgagaAATGGCCGAAATGGTTCCAACAACAGGTTCAATAATGGACGGCATACCAACAATGTAAGGGGCAAGAATTCTGATGACAATGACACAATTGATGAGGAGAATTATTATGCAGTACGTCCTGAGATAGGTGTGGAATGCCAGTTGCAAAATGTTCAAATGCAGAAGGAAATGTACTTGCAGACATTACAGAGACGGAGGGAATATTACAAGAATCAAACAGATCAGAAAAGACAACAGATACTACAAAAACGAAGAGAAAATTATAGGCAGAACAAAACTAAacaaacagaagaagaaagacaACAGATACTACAAAAGCGGAGAGAAAACTATAGGAAGCAGACAGAAGAACAAAGACAGCGAATATTACAGAAGCGAAGAGAAAATTATAGGAAGCAGACAGAGGAGTGTAGACACCAAACATTACTAAAGCGAAGAGCAAATTATTTGAAGCAAGTGGATAGACAAAGGCAACAAATATCTTCGGGACGAAGAGAGAGGTATTGCAGAAATAAGAGGGATCAACTATACAGTGGAAGATATTATGCAGGTATAACATCGCAGCCCCACACATTAATGGGAATGGCTGGAGAAGCAATTTCTGTACAACCCACTATACTTCACGAACTG TATGGTTATGGAACAATAGCAGAATCGGTTTTGTGGCTGAAGGCGAATTCAATAAATGAAGAATCTAATTCAGATGGCGAAATAGATCCATTGTCACTGCCAAATGGAGACAGAATTCCTGTGATGGAAGAAGTGACTTCAGCGCTAT GGAAATACTGCAAGCTCAGATGCAAGAGAAGATACTTTTTCGACAAGAATAAAAAACTGGGAAGATAG